In Phyllopteryx taeniolatus isolate TA_2022b chromosome 6, UOR_Ptae_1.2, whole genome shotgun sequence, one genomic interval encodes:
- the mdh2 gene encoding malate dehydrogenase, mitochondrial, giving the protein MFSRAVRPTIKLARSLSTSSQQHTKVAVLGASGGIGQPLSLLLKNSPLVSQLSLYDIAHTPGVAADLSHIETRAQVSGYMGAGQLDAALQGCEVVVIPAGVPRKPGMTRDDLFNTNATIVATLADACARNCPEAMICIIANPVNSTIPITSEVMKKHGVYNPNKVFGVTTLDIVRANAFVAELKGLDPARVSVPVIGGHAGKTIIPLISQCTPKVEFPADQLSALTGRIQEAGTEVVKAKAGAGSATLSMAYAGARFTFSVLDAMNGKEGVVECAFVRSEETECKYFSTPLLLGKNGIEKNLGLGKLSAFEEKLVADAIDELKGSIKKGEDFVAKMK; this is encoded by the coding sequence ATGTTTTCACGCGCCGTGAGACCGACGATCAAACTCGCCAGGAGCTTGTCCACCTCGTCGCAGCAGCACACTAAAGTGGCGGTGCTGGGAGCCTCCGGCGGCATAGGCCAACCGCTGTCTTTGCTGCTCAAGAACAGCCCCCTGGTGAGTCAACTCTCCCTCTATGATATCGCTCACACTCCCGGCGTGGCAGCAGACCTCAGCCACATCGAGACAAGAGCCCAGGTCAGCGGCTACATGGGTGCCGGCCAGCTCGACGCTGCGCTCCAGGGTTGCGAAGTTGTCGTCATTCCCGCCGGCGTGCCCAGAAAGCCCGGCATGACTCGTGACGACCTCTTCAACACCAACGCAACCATCGTAGCCACCTTGGCCGATGCCTGTGCTCGCAACTGCCCCGAAGCGATGATCTGCATCATTGCCAACCCAGTCAACTCCACCATCCCTATTACATCAGAAGTCATGAAGAAGCACGGCGTATACAACCCTAACAAGGTGTTTGGTGTCACCACCTTGGACATTGTCAGAGCCAACGCCTTTGTGGCTGAGCTCAAAGGCCTTGACCCAGCCCGCGTCAGCGTGCCTGTCATTGGGGGTCACGCGGGGAAGACCATCATTCCCCTCATTTCCCAGTGCACCCCGAAAGTGGAGTTCCCTGCTGACCAGTTGTCCGCCCTGACGGGCAGGATCCAGGAAGCCGGCACAGAGGTGGTGAAGGCCAAGGCTGGAGCAGGTTCTGCTACCCTCTCCATGGCGTACGCCGGTGCCCGCTTCACCTTCTCCGTCTTGGATGCCATGAATGGAAAGGAGGGTGTGGTAGAATGCGCCTTTGTCAGGTCAGAGGAGACAGAGTGCAAGTACTTCTCCACGCCTCTCCTCCTGGGCAAGAATGGAATTGAGAAGAACCTCGGGCTCGGCAAGCTGTCCGCCTTCGAGGAGAAGCTGGTGGCCGACGCCATTGATGAGCTGAAGGGCTCCATCAAGAAGGGTGAGGATTTTGTGGCCAAGATGAAGTGA
- the rnf146 gene encoding E3 ubiquitin-protein ligase rnf146 → MLRMASCGEVDHSVSSLPPSKKGSGSSTSSNGAAGSGNSAESSCSGSNNTSPAVSVPECAICLQSCVHPVQLPCHHIFCFLCVKGASWQSKRCALCRQEVPDDFMERPTLLSPEELKASAGGRGGEVNDHAWYYEGRNGWWQYDVRTSRELEDAFSKGKKTAEMLIAGFLYVADLENMVQYRRNEHGRRRKMKRDVLDIPKKGVAGLRLDTEGVTGAIGAVGRENSADGADTTAAGVQQQGTGISSAPPAPPPTLRPQTSLGGRPGSSSPSLEEALSQLQVSHRPTPSCERSGAGEGEDEDEEEVAASPSGSSDRHTSVDESGSGDWSDDEEEEDHNEEAQGGGDCEHMELMEGRSQRQRLNREDRALPGAESTSHPSSSASERSRMPDGQCTVTEV, encoded by the coding sequence ATGCTAAGGATGGCTAGTTGTGGGGAGGTAGACCACTCTGTTAGCTCACTTCCCCCAAGTAAGAAAGGCAGCGGCAGCAGCACCAGCAGCAATGGTGCTGCTGGCAGTGGGAACAGTGCTGAATCATCATGTTCTGGCTCCAACAACACATCGCCAGCCGTCTCTGTACCAGAGTGCGCCATCTGTCTGCAGAGCTGCGTCCACCCAGTGCAACTGCCATGCCACCACATCTTCTGTTTcctctgtgtgaaaggggcatCCTGGCAGAGCAAACGCTGTGCCCTCTGCAGACAGGAAGTGCCAGATGACTTCATGGAAAGGCCCACACTTCTGTCTCCGGAGGAGCTGAAAGCGTCAGCGGGGGGTCGTGGCGGGGAAGTGAACGATCACGCCTGGTATTACGAGGGCCGCAACGGTTGGTGGCAGTATGATGTGCGAACCAGCCGTGAGCTGGAGGACGCTTTCTCCAAGGGCAAGAAGACGGCGGAAATGCTCATCGCCGGGTTTTTGTATGTAGCCGACTTGGAGAACATGGTGCAGTACAGGCGTAATGAGCACGGACGTAGACGCAAGATGAAGCGGGATGTTTTGGATATTCCCAAGAAGGGAGTGGCTGGACTGCGTTTGGACACAGAGGGTGTCACAGGGGCAATCGGGGCAGTGGGTCGAGAAAACTCTGCCGATGGAGCCGATACAACAGCAGCAGGTGTACAACAGCAGGGCACTGGCATCTCATCTGCTCCGCCAGCTCCTCCACCCACTTTGAGACCTCAAACTTCCTTGGGCGGTCGACCTGGCAGCAGCAGCCCCTCTTTAGAAGAGGCGCTCTCACAACTCCAAGTCAGCCACAGGCCCACTCCATCATGCGAGCGATCTGGCGCTGGTGAAGGAGAGGACGAAGACGAAGAGGAGGTAGCGGCTTCACCCTCCGGGTCTTCTGACCGTCACACCTCCGTGGACGAATCCGGCTCTGGAGACTGGAGCGAtgatgaggaagaagaggatcATAATGAAGAAGCGCAGGGGGGAGGCGACTGTGAGCACATGGAGCTGATGGAGGGTCGGTCGCAGAGGCAAAGACTGAACCGAGAGGACCGAGCCCTTCCTGGAGCAGAGTCCACTTCCCACCCTTCGTCATCTGCAAGTGAAAGGTCCCGAATGCCTGATGGTCAGTGTACAGTGACTGAAGTGTGA